The Rosa rugosa chromosome 1, drRosRugo1.1, whole genome shotgun sequence genomic sequence tgtttcatttatcgactactggagtttaacactacatttactgtGGAATATCagtttcagtccgtcaataaataaagcagtcatcgttggcccccaatacaaagtctactggggggcactaatgttacgacttttatggttatgacccCAGAATAGGCGTTCAATAACACCTCATTTTCTCTAAATTAACTGTTTAGAATCGACAAGCAACATTCGTATCAGATTTTCTCAGTGAGGATACCGGACACCCTATATTTTCACCGATTTTGGAACTTGCAAAGTCGTTCGAGAAATTTCACAGAAATGTAACCAAAATGAAACTTCAAATTACTTTAAACGTAAGATTTTGTAATAGGTTCTTCAGAAAACATGAAAAAACTGGAAAACGGAGTCGGAAATTGAGTTTTTACCTGTTTCGATATCTTCGAAGccgaagaagggaaaaaaattgcCGGACCTTGAAGCGTCGTCGCCGTAGAACGGTCAGAAtccaggtgagagagagagagagagagggagagatagTGAAAGAGGGAGTGAGGCAGAGAGAGAAAACGAATCGGTTACGGAGGGAGGAAGAGATTTGACCCAGATTGACGCTTGATAGAGATGGGTAACTGACGAGTCGTGCGGTTTTAGTGTAGTGGCACTACCGTACTAACAATTTTATCCGGAGCCTAGATGAGTCATGACACAGTagaattgggtaagtgggcacaaaCAGTTAAAGATGGAGTGATTGGGCAAATATTGGGTTAAAAATTGGTAActggtcacggcccctattaTTAATTATGACATCCCCTCAAATCCTCAGGTTAGTCACTTAGTCTTGCCTTTTTGTTTGCTATTTGTGGCATGGTAGGCCACTGATCTTTTCTGCTTTATATTGTTGATATATTTCTATTGAATTGTTGCTCTTTATGCCTCGATATGCAGTATTACGTCCATCGAATAGGACAAAATGCTTGTGACGGACGATCTAGAGTTGCAATCTCTCTAGTAAATCAGTATGAATTGGAGTGGTATATAAAGATAGAGAAGCTTATTGGTAAGCTACAGTTTCCATGTCTGTGTTGTGAGACACAAAAGAAGAGTGTTTGGAATGCTTACTGTTTGTTTAATGTCCAGGCAAAGAGTTACCTCAATTTCCTGCTCAAGAAAAGGAAGTCCTACAATTTCTTGAACCTGTCAGAGAAGCCAAAATATTGGCCGAATCAGTACGTAATGTTCATCCCAATTTGGTTTACTTACTCTTCATTATCAACAATTGGGATTAATTAAGTTGATatacatttttattttgttttttattagcCCACAAATTATTCGGTGTTTTCATTTTAGTTGATATGATCTACATTTGATATTTACAGAAAACAAGCGGAAGTGGAGACAAGAAAGAAAGGATGGTGAAGACTGAAGAGCATATTGAAAAGTAGTCTTTAGTCAGAAATGGAAAGTGCAACTAAGATAGATTGGCTTCAACTCAATTCTGTCAAATTTTGAACAACATAGTTTTTCTCGGATCGTTAGCATATTCGTTATCATCGATATTTTCTTCAGCTAGTTGTTTCCAGTGTAAAACAGATAGATTACCTTTTTATATCTCGACTCAAAATCACCTATGCAAAATTTCTTTAAAGCATCTCATAGTGTCGGGGATTTTTGAGCCGGCTCACCCTAATCAAGTGAATTTAATTGTCATGACATACAACCcattttgtatttaattaatgcTTTAGCTCTCATCGTTTCATTCATCTTCGTTTTCCTTCCACTCTGAAAATGGCCGAATCTGACCTACCTGAAGATGTTATAGTCAATATCTTGTCTTGGCTGCCCGTCAAATCCTTGATCCGATTTACCTCCGTTTCAAAACGCTTCCGATCCATTATACTTTTCGACCCCAAATTCGCCAGATCTCAGTTTAAAGCAGCTTGTCAGCTGAAAACCCTAGGTCGCAGACTCCTCTTCTCCACCGACACCCCTCAACTCGAATCCCTAGACTTGGATGCTCCGTGGTTTGGAGACATTTCCTCCGTCAGAAAGCTCAGTTTCCCTCTCAAGGAACCGGCCTTTGATGTCAGGCTACTGGGCTCGTGCAATGGTTTGGTGTTTGTAGCGGTTGTAGTCTGTGATGATTTCAAGCTTTACATCTGGAACCCATTAATGGGATTCTTCAAGGAGTTGCCCCAGCCAGGTTTGTCTACCCTGCCGGTCTATTACGGTGTTGGCTATTTGTCTGCCACCGACGACTACAAACTTTTCGCAGGCTCTTATGGGAAAGAGATCGAGATGTTCTCCTTGAGAGCTCATGTTTGGAAAACAATCCAAAACCCTGGCTATAACAGAGGCAATATGTTGGCgtgagggaaacatggaaaaGTAAAAGTGGAAAAGTAAAAGTGACTTACCTGCCTAATTTCCGGATCTGTGTCTATTACCTTCACTATTAGAATAGTATACACCTTGTATATATTTACCTCTTCTGAGTAAGAGCTTGTAAGAGAGAAATATAGGAATTCAATCATCTTCTGTAAAACATCAATACAAATTATTCTCTCAATCTTGTTAtctttgacttggtatcagagcagagatccaatTTGGACTCTGTTTGTTCTGccgtgtttttttgtttttcgggTTCTTTTGGTTAATGCAGTTTCGGATTCTTTAGTTTTTTCGGGTTCTTTTTTGGTTATCTTCCCTCCAGCACACTACCATCACCGTGAGCCGTTCCcgtagcagcagcagcagttcgGTCCAGTCCTCCGCATCTTCCGTCCGAAACCCGCAGCAGCTGCTCCAGTCCGTCCAAAacctgcagcagcagcagcaacccCACGATCCGACATCatttgcagcagcagcagcagctccgTCCATCACGTCACTTGCAGCAGCAACCTCACTATCCCTTTCTACTGCAACAACCCACAAAGTCACTTGCAACTCACTAGCTCAAGCCTTTGAAAAGCTGCTGCATTATCTActtttttaattaaagaaaagccCATCAGCTCATTTCTAATCCCATCTCCTTTTTTCATTAATATATACATCCCCACTTCTATCATTCCCACTATCTCACCGTGCATGACAGACAAGTTTTTAACCTTCTCAGTTTTTTaatccttttattttctttagagAGCTTAATTAAAGCTtctgtaaaaaaaataaaaaataaaaaaaataaaaaaaaatttgcatatGGCTTGTAACTATTGCAAGGAAGTTGGtcatttcaagaatcaatgttcTAAGTTGCAAAGATTTCATTCCAACAATTCTGGTTGGAGTGGAGGGAGCAATACTGGAGGGAGTAGAAGTCAGAGAGGCAAAGTTGCAGTCCAACAAGTACCAGAACCTGATTTCTACAGTGTTGAAGGGCAAGACCTCTCTAAGGATAATGTTTTCTTGACTAAGAaaactcgaggtaaaattggtattgttttacatgtttctgactttactggtagtgatacatggataattgattctggtgcgactgatcatatgacctacgACAAGTCTTTCTTTGTGTCTATGTCATCTCCTTCTATATCTCATGTCTTTAATGCAAATGGTGCGTCTTTTCCGGTCCTAGGTATTGGGTCTATTCAGGTTACACCGTCCATTGTTTTGCATGATGTCCTTTATGTACCCtcgttgtctcatcatcttttatctGTATCTCAACTGAATTCACAGAATAAgtgctctgtaaccttttatccaatgtatgttgtttttcaaaatCTGTGCAATCGGGTGATTATTGGCAAGGTtcccaccaaaaccttgcccagtCGTTCAACCCGTGGTCAGCCTCCGAAACACTATGAGCCTGTTCTAAGTGCTAAAACTAAATACCCTattgctaattatgtgtcgacccataggttatctaaaccgtatgtagcctttgtgaatcaattatcttctgtgtctcttcctagtaaagtgcaggaagccatgaaggatgagaagtggatgaAAGTAATGACAGTCgagatggatgctcttgagaagaatcgtacgtgggagttagtatcattaccacccgggaagaagacagttggttgtaGGTGGGTGTATACAGTGAAACATAATTCAGATGGTTCAGTGGACCGGTACAAGGCAAGATtagtggctaaaggctatactcagaagtatggagtggattacgatgagacatttgcaccagtggccaaaattaacacaattcgggtacttctttcgttagctgctaatcttgattggtctttgcaacaatttgatgttaagaatgcattcttacatggtgacctgcatgaagaagtttatatgaatttgcctcctggatatggtacttccactggagaacaggtggtgtgcaaattgaagaagtcgttttatggcttgaagcagtctcccagagcttggtttggccgattcaccaagttcatgaagaaaattggataccgacagagcaattcagatcacaccttattccttaaacatcggtgtggtaaggtgactgccttgattatttatgttgatgacatggttgtgacaggtgatgatattgaggagattcaaaggttacaaggtcagttatcttctgaatttgagatgaaagatttgggtaatttgaaatatttcttgggaattgaagttgctcgtgggaaggattgtattgtgttgagtcaaAGGAAGTATGTCTTAGACTTGTtggcagaaacaggtatgctGGATTGTAgacctgttgatactcctatcGAGCAGAATCATCGGTTAGCAGAGTACTTGGACCAAGTACCTACAAATAAAGggagataccagaggttaggtggacggttgatttatttgtcccacactagaccagatttagcctatgcagttagtgtggtgagtcagtttatgcacaaTCCCAGTGAGGTccatatggatgctgtatttcgtattttacagtatttaaagtctgctccagggaaAGGATTAATCTTTTCAAAACACAATCACTTGGATGTTTttggatacacagatgcagactggccaggtaatattacagatcgTAGGTCTACTTCGGGAtacttcacatttgtgggtggtaacttggttacttggaagagcaagaaacaaaaggtggtggctcgctccagtgcagaagcagagtatagaggaatagcccgaggactttgtgagatgttgtggttgagaaatttgttgagagatttggggttcaagcaacaaaaggctatgccgctttattgtaataataaggctgcaattgaaattgctcacaatccagttcaacatgatcgcacgaaacatgtggaggtagatcgacacttcattaaagagaagctggatggacatatcattttgtttcccttcgttcctactgaagagCAATTGGCagatattcttacaaaggctctATCAAGAAAAGCcttttatgactcacttgacaagttgggcatctgtgatctgtatgcaccaacttgagggggagtgttggcgtgagggaaacatggaaaaGGAAAAGTGGAAAAGTAAAAGTGACTTACCTGCCTAATTTCCGGATCTGTGTCTATTACCTTCACTATTAGAATAGTATACACCTTGTATATATTTACCTCTTCTGAGTAAGAGCTTGTAAGAGAGAAATATAGGAATTCAATCATCTTCTGTAAAACATCAATACAAATTATTCTCTCAATCTTGTTATCTTTGACTCAATAATCAGGGGACGCTTTTGCATGAGGCACTTCATTGGCTAAACGATGCTGAAATCCTTGCTTTTGATTTCGCACATGAGGAGTTGAGGACATTGCGGCTACCTGATGATGACCAACATGGTATTAGCTTCGGCTCTGTTGGGGTTTTTGAGGGATGCCTGTGTGTATGTGGTCATCTGTGGGAAGCTTCTGGCTCTGTCGGATTCTGGGTCATGAGAGAATATGACGTGCGTGGCTCGTGGACTAAGCACTATAAGTTTCTTTACGATTCAGAGGAGAACCTATACATAGATTCCTTGGTTATGGATGGTATTACAGTTGCCAAGAAATGGAGTGCCGGCCGGACCTGGTTGGTAAAGATTGATCTTAAACAAGAAACGGAAGTAACGGAAGTTGGCATGTATATGACTCGAGGCACCTCTGTTAACATGATTCCATATCAAGAGAGTCTACTTTGGATTAATGATGAGTCCTGAGTGCTGTTGCACTGCTCTCAGCGGCCTCATCTTCATAAAAACACCTTGGAGTCGGCGGAATGAGACGTGAGTCAAGCAGTTTGGATCTCAGTTTTGATTATGTGTGAATGAAATTCATTAATTTGGTTTTCAATTTGAAACCCTCACTGCTTGTCCAGAAACACTTTCATGTGTACGATTTTTGCCTAGAAATGGAAATAATGGAAGGTTTCTGTTTTGTTAAAAAGGATAAAATAGTTCTGTTCAGGTTGTCTTTACTAGCTAACTTCTTATTTTCGAATTGTGCAAATTTTAACCCCAAGACCGTGCTAATTTCTTAGCACTTTATAAATTGGCGGAACTCAAAAATGTagactcaaattttttttattattttttatttatgattTCTAGAGTCCGAAAATGAGAAAATTCACAAAGTATAATCATTTAAAGTGTGAGTAGATGATAAAGTATTTTAACCGTGTGAGTAGATGATAAAAGTGTTTTAACTTTCACATGGAAGTCTGTATCTAATGTTGTTTCACACGGACTTTTGTGGCTATTGTTATTCCATAAACTCTTGTGGGCTCAATCATACTTATTTCACACAGTTTTTTGTACATATTGCCAATTCACACAGATACCTGTGGCTTTATAAAATCTGTGTGAGATGCTTGTTTTGCTAGTATTGTTTTGAGACTTCCATGTTTGGTGAGCAGTGTGATAGAAATCAAGAACTTAGTAACAACGTAACATGCATCTAAGGTTCTTGAACACAAATTCAAGATTACATTTCAAATTATGATTCGTCTGGATAAGTCATTGTatgttataattttttttatttaatatttgTTTCCTTTCAAATCAAGCTCATCCTAGCCAAGGAAAGCCTAAACTGCTCGAGCAACTCACTTTATGAACCAGCCTCCTGTGCATCATGTTATTCAGGCTTTGCTGGATGACATACTATAAAATTCGACTTGAAAATTTAGGTTTAGGGAGAACGATAATTTTATTACCAAGGAGCCATATGTGCTACACATCAGACTCGGTCTAAACCCCCATAATTCAAGGGGTATGTATGTATGGAACACAAATTTAACACTAATGGTACAGGTCTATCAACGCCCCAGTGCCTATACAACAACACATACCACGTACAGCTCGCTTAGTAGTAGTTATCTAATTCTCAGCCTCTCCCTGCATTGATTGCAGCTCGCACAAAGTCCTCGCATTGTGTAATGCCACCAGACAGCACATCAGCCAATACACCAATTATGTCGAAAGCCTCCTGCAGATCACTTGCAGAACTCATCTCGTCGAGCCATGACAACAACTCCTTCGAGAACTCTACCATCTCGCTCACATTCAGAAGCCTCTCTTTCATCACTACTTCCCAACCTTCCAAGCCTCCAGAATCATCTTCCCCTTGAGGGACTGTAGTAGAAGAACTAGCTTCTTTTCTGGCTGACGATGTCGCTTTGGCTGGTGCTTTTTTGACCTTGAAGAAACGTTGCAGCTGTTCAATCAGGCCAGTGTAGACGAGCATTGGTCGAACGACATTCAAAAGCTCATCGGCACCCACGATTTCTGCACTAGGACCTGGGCTAGTATTTCCAGACTCTATCCTGACTATAGGTGATGAACTGGATGAGGTGCGGCCTGCTGACCGACCATGAGTATGCTGCATGTATGCATGGTAAATTCCACGCTGCAAGAAGGCACAGCGGTGTTGCAGCCAGGCTTCATGCGATTCTGAGAGAAGTGAGTTCACCATCATAAATTGGACAGTTTCTTCGGATCCCAGAGAAGGTTGTGTTCCAGGAGTGGTAGGTCTATCTAAAGCAGAAGATGTTAAATATGTTGACACAGACTTGGCCATTGCATGACGCTGAGATGAGCTTCCCTGATCAAGAAGGTGGCGAGCCATTTGGATCATGAAAGGAAGGAATCTGGAGTTGCTTTCCCTTCCACCACCTCTGCTGTCTACACTAAATGATGCCCCAGTTGCAAATCGAGCTAGCAtctacaaaacaaaaagttttaTAGATATTAGGTCCAGACGTATAATGCAAAATCACATAATAGTAGAAGAATGTGGAAGTTCCTAAAGCATAGCCACAAAGCATTCAATTACACAAAACATCAAATGAATTTCCTCTTGACTAAACCCCAA encodes the following:
- the LOC133733384 gene encoding F-box protein CPR1-like, coding for MAESDLPEDVIVNILSWLPVKSLIRFTSVSKRFRSIILFDPKFARSQFKAACQLKTLGRRLLFSTDTPQLESLDLDAPWFGDISSVRKLSFPLKEPAFDVRLLGSCNGLVFVAVVVCDDFKLYIWNPLMGFFKELPQPGLSTLPVYYGVGYLSATDDYKLFAGSYGKEIEMFSLRAHVWKTIQNPGYNRGNMLA